Within Pseudomonas paeninsulae, the genomic segment CCCTTGGGGATCAGCATGATTAGCGCCATGGCCGGCAGCAGCGCCAGGAATGCCCACTTCAGGTAATGACTCGAACTCTTCAGGCGCTTGTCCGCCATGTAGCCGCCCGCCGGCCCGCCCAGCACCTTGAGGAAGTACTGGTTGATGATGCCGTATGCACCGACCAGCGCCACCGGCAACTCGTACATGTCCTTCAGGTAGGGGATGAAATAGGTCAGGCCGCAGTAGACGATGTAGACCATGAACACGTTGAAGCTGACCAGCCAGACGCCCGGTACGCGCACCGCTTCGAGCAGCCCGGAGAGGCTGGAGCGCTGAGTCGCGGCCGGCCGCTGCGCGCTGTCACTGAGCAGGAACCAGGTAAAGATACCGGCGAGAATATCGACCAACGCATAGAACAGGATGGCCGACTTCAGGCCCGTCTCACCCGAACCCATGGCAACAAACACCCCCAGGGCAGAGAAAGCCACCAGGGTGTCGACTACCCCGCGCCCGCCTTCGAGCAAGCCGAACATGCGGCCCTGTTCCTGATCATCGCCCAGGTTGCGAATGGCCTTGAGCAAGGAGGGCCAGAAGATGCAGTCGGCGCAGATCGCCAACAGGCTGAAGACGATCAGCAGCTTGTCGAAACCGGGAAAGGTCGCCAGGTACAGGCCCAAACTACCGGTACCAATCAAGCCCAGGGGAATCAGTTTGCGGGTATCGAAACGGTCGGCGAGCATGCCGCCGACCACGAACAGGGCGGTAGCGACAATGGCGTTGGCGCTCAAGAGCGTACCGATTTCGGTGTGGCTCAGCCCCATAAACTCCTGCATGGGCACATAGAAGGCGTCCTTGAGGCTCGCCAGCTTATAGATAGTCCCGCCACCGAGGACCAGAACCAGGAATCGCAGCCATTTGGCTTTGGCTTCTGCTGTCATTGTTGTTCTCCACAGAATGATTGTATGTATGCCGAGCACTGCGCGATTCAGGCGCAGGCAAGCGGCGTGTCTGCCAGGGTCAGTTCGCACAGCACCCTGAGTTCGCCGAGCAGACCGCGCACGTAACGGATCTGATTGTTCGCCCAACGCCGTTCATCTGCGGCCATCCGCTGCGCCGTGTAGCCGGGCGGCAGGGCCGTCTCGCTCATCTCGCGGTAGGCAATAAAGGGGTCTGGCGCCTCGTCCGACTGGCGGAAGGCTGGGGCGACGTAGTGATTTTCCTGCTCGAGGATGAAGGCGATGACCTGCGGTGCCTGCTCACCCAGCATCAGCAGTTCGTAGAGCATCCGCGGGCCAGGCAGATCGTCCTCGGCGCTGCCCTGCAGTACACCGTAATGGCCGAAACCGTTCTGTTCGGGCACGATGCGCACCCCCTTCAGGTGCACCTGACGGATGTGCGGGGCCAGGGTCTGCAGGGCCGCGAGGGGCCGCTCGCAGGCGTTGATCATGTTGCCGAAGTCGAACAGGGCATGCAGGCGCGGGTGCTTCAGGCGTTCGAGGAATTGGGCGATCTCGCCACTCTTGAGCTCCTCGTGCTGCTCGAAGTCGAAGAACAGATCGTGCTGATCCGCCAGTTTGGCCAGGTAATGCAGGTCGGTTTCGATCAGATCCATCACCCGCGAGAGATGCCCCTCGTAGCGCGAATAGACGCGGATATTGCGTACACCCAGGGCTCTGGCGATGGCCACCACCTGATCCACGTCCTCCTTGCGCGTGCTGCTGATCTCCAGATGCAGGTCGAGGCCCAAGCGTTCGGCCTTGGCGGAAAATGCCAGGAGCTGCTCCCGGTTCATCCTGCCCAGGCTGTTTTCCTCGCCGTCGAGCAGGTGCAGGCTCACGCCCTGGAGCTCATGGGCGTAGGCGAAATCGAGTAGGTCGGACGGTTTGAGGCAACCCTGGGTGAGATTGCTCAAGAGCGGATAGGCATGGGCGAACAGACGCAGCTGGTTCAGTCGCTCGAGCAGTTTACCGGCCACTGCCGGGGTGAGTAGCGGGGGTGGGCTGTGGCCGCTGGCCTTGTGGCTCAGCAGGGCGTTGAAGCGTGCTTGGATAGCGTTCATTCGAGTCATTCCTAGGGTAGGCACCGGGCTGGCCGGTGGTGCCTTTATCGCGCGGGAATGAAACTCTCCATATAGCCACTATCGCCTATTTGTTATGACCACTTTCTGCTGCGGGCAACGACTCCACGCTAACCAGTGGTACCGGCGTCAAACCCGGTGCCCCATAGCCCTCAGGGCTTGGGCCAGGGCCGCGACCTTAGCTTCGGCCTGATCCTCGGGCGTACCGGCAAACCCGATCAGCAGCCCGGGCGGCAGGTAACGCTGGATGCAATAGTCGCTCAAGGCATAGGTATAGATCTGCTGGCTGGACAGCCCGCTGGCGACGGCGGCGTCATCCAGTTCGGGCGCCAGCCAGCCGATCACGTGCATCCCGGCGGCCACCGGTTTGACCTCGATAAAACCGCCCAAGCGTTGCTGCAGCTTCTCCAGCAGGCAGTCCTGGCGGGCCTGGTAGAGGGTGCGCATACGCCGGATGTGACCGAGAAAATAGCCTTCACGCATGAAGTCGGCGGTGACCGCCTGCAACAGCGTGGCGGGACTGCGATCCATCACCGCACGCATGGCGCAGAACGGCTCGACCAGCGCCTCGGGAAGAATCACGTAACCCAGGCGCAGCGAGGGGAACAGCACCTTGCTGAAGGTGCCGACGTGAAGCACCCGCGCCCGCTGATCCATGGCGTAGAGCGCCGGTTGCGCCCTCCCCTGGTAGCGGTACTCGCTGTCGCAATCGTCCTCGATGATCCAGCCCGACTCACGCCCGGCCCACTCGATCAGTTCGAGTCGCCGCGCATAGCTCATGGTGGTACCGAGCGGGTGCTGGCGCGCGGGCGTGGTGAAGGCCAGGCGGGCCTTTGGGCACTCGCGCAGCCCTTGCTGCACGTCCATGCCCTCCTCGTCGATACGCAGGGGCACGACCCGGCAGCCCTGGGCCTGGAAGGTGATGCGCGCAGCGATATGCCCCGGATCCTCCATCCACACGCTGTCCTGCGGGTCGAGCAAGAGCATGCTCAACAGGTTGAAGGCCTGCTGGGCGCCCGACACTATCACCACCTGTTGCGCGCTGCAGTCGATGCCGCGCGCGTCATACACGTAGCCGGCAATCGCCTCGCGCAGCGCCTGCTGGCCCATCAATTCGCCATAGCTGAGCATGGCCTTGGTCGGCTGGCGCAGGTGGCGACTCAGCAGGCGCTTCCATAGCGCCAATGGAAAAGCGTCGTAGGCGGCGTGGCTGGGCAGGAACGAAGTCGGACAATCCGGGTTCCAGGCCGTGTAGTTGATCCCGCT encodes:
- a CDS encoding MFS transporter; the protein is MTAEAKAKWLRFLVLVLGGGTIYKLASLKDAFYVPMQEFMGLSHTEIGTLLSANAIVATALFVVGGMLADRFDTRKLIPLGLIGTGSLGLYLATFPGFDKLLIVFSLLAICADCIFWPSLLKAIRNLGDDQEQGRMFGLLEGGRGVVDTLVAFSALGVFVAMGSGETGLKSAILFYALVDILAGIFTWFLLSDSAQRPAATQRSSLSGLLEAVRVPGVWLVSFNVFMVYIVYCGLTYFIPYLKDMYELPVALVGAYGIINQYFLKVLGGPAGGYMADKRLKSSSHYLKWAFLALLPAMALIMLIPKGNSFIYAGMAATLSFALIVFTMRGVFWAPMSEVGIAPHITGSAFGIGCLIGYAPGMFAYVIYGSILDHFPGQQGYTYVFSLMSILAVIGFMVSSLLYRSVQKRAPLPCAEALPQT
- a CDS encoding sugar phosphate isomerase/epimerase family protein; translated protein: MNAIQARFNALLSHKASGHSPPPLLTPAVAGKLLERLNQLRLFAHAYPLLSNLTQGCLKPSDLLDFAYAHELQGVSLHLLDGEENSLGRMNREQLLAFSAKAERLGLDLHLEISSTRKEDVDQVVAIARALGVRNIRVYSRYEGHLSRVMDLIETDLHYLAKLADQHDLFFDFEQHEELKSGEIAQFLERLKHPRLHALFDFGNMINACERPLAALQTLAPHIRQVHLKGVRIVPEQNGFGHYGVLQGSAEDDLPGPRMLYELLMLGEQAPQVIAFILEQENHYVAPAFRQSDEAPDPFIAYREMSETALPPGYTAQRMAADERRWANNQIRYVRGLLGELRVLCELTLADTPLACA
- the pdxR gene encoding MocR-like pyridoxine biosynthesis transcription factor PdxR, whose amino-acid sequence is MKAPGGMLLASVELNRTGSVPLYRQLYLQIRQQILAGHLHGGMRLPSTRTLCSELGLSRITILNAFDQLTAEGFLESRTGAGTYVCAEWEGRAAAADEPRKAPRLSSLSQSLLSMRSDHFSGINYTAWNPDCPTSFLPSHAAYDAFPLALWKRLLSRHLRQPTKAMLSYGELMGQQALREAIAGYVYDARGIDCSAQQVVIVSGAQQAFNLLSMLLLDPQDSVWMEDPGHIAARITFQAQGCRVVPLRIDEEGMDVQQGLRECPKARLAFTTPARQHPLGTTMSYARRLELIEWAGRESGWIIEDDCDSEYRYQGRAQPALYAMDQRARVLHVGTFSKVLFPSLRLGYVILPEALVEPFCAMRAVMDRSPATLLQAVTADFMREGYFLGHIRRMRTLYQARQDCLLEKLQQRLGGFIEVKPVAAGMHVIGWLAPELDDAAVASGLSSQQIYTYALSDYCIQRYLPPGLLIGFAGTPEDQAEAKVAALAQALRAMGHRV